Genomic DNA from Immundisolibacter sp.:
CAAGGAGAACGAGCCGATCCTGATCGACGCTAACGTCTGGCTCTTCCTGCAACCGCCAGCCGCTCAGCCCACTCCGCAATGGGCTACGGCATATTCGAGTGTGTTCGCTGATCTTCTGAAGGCCAAGGCCACGCCAATGATGGATGCTCTGGTTCTCAGCGAATACATCAACCGGCACCTGAGGATCGAGTACGACGCGACGTGGAAGGCCCGCTATCCGGGCTTCAAAGCGTTTCGTCGATCTTCTGATGGTAAGGCGCTCGCCGGTGCAACTGTTGTTGACGTCCGATCGATCTTGAAGTTCGCTGTGTTTGAGGACACTGGATTCTCCAAGATCAACATCAACGACGTATTGGACGGCGTCGCGAACGGCGATTTGGATTTCAACGACGGCGTACTGATCGAGAACTGCCGGCTTCGGGGTTGGAAGTTACTGACTCACGATGGTGACATGACACTGGGTGGTATCGACGTGCTGACCGCCAACGGCAAGCTGCTCAAGAAATGTCCGTAAATAACCGCAAAAAACTCATCGAAGTCGCCCTGCCGCTGGACGCCATCAACGCGGCCAGCGCACGCGAGAAGTCCATACGCCACGGCCATCCGAGCACGCTGCACCTGTGGTGGGCGCGGCGGCCGCTGGCGGCGGCCCGCGCCGTGATCTTCGCGCAGATGGTGGACGACCCTTCGGCGCACCCGGACCTGTTTCCGACCGAGAAGAAGCAGGAGAAAGAGCGGCTGCGGCTGTTCAAGATCATCGAAGACCTGGTGCTGTGGGAGAACACCACCAACGAGACTGTCTTGCAGGCGGCGCGCGACGAGATCTGGGCGAGCTGGCGGCGCGCCTGCGCCGAGAACGCCGACCATCCGCGCGCCAAGGAGCTGTTCGACCGCCACAAGCTGCCGGCCTTCCACGATCCCTTCGCCGGTGGCGGCGCGTTGCCGCTCGAGGCGCAGCGGCTCGGGCTCGAGAGCTACGCCAGCGACCTGAACCCGGTGGCGGTGCTCATCAACAAGGCGATGATCGAGATCCCGCCCAAGTTCGCGGGCAGGCCGCCGGTGAACCCCGCGGCGCGCAAGGAGAAGTCGCTCCTCGCCCGCGAGTGGAAGGGCGCGCAGGGCCTGGCCGAGGACGTGCGCTACTACGGGCAGTGGATGCGCGACGAGGCCGAGAAGCGCATCGGCCACCTCTACCCGAAGGTCGAGGTGACGCCTGAGATGGCGAAGGCGCGGCCGGACCTGAAGCCCTACGCCGGCCGTAAGCTCACCGTGATCGCCTGGCTCTGGGCGCGCACGGTGAAGAGCCCGAACCCGGCCTTCGCCAAGGTGGATGTGCCGCTCGCCTCGACCTTCATGCTCTCCACCAAGGCGGGCAAGGAGGCGTACGTCGAGCCGGTGATCGAGAACGGCGGCTACCGGTTCACGGTGAAGGTGGGAAAGCCGAAGGATGCGGAGGCGGCGAAGCTCGGCACCACGGTCGGCAAGCGCGCGGCGTTTCGGTGCCTGATGTCGGGCGTGCCGGTTACATACGACCACATCCGAAGCGAGGGCCAGGCAGGACGAATGGGCGCTCGCCTGATGGCCATCGTGGCCGAGGGCGAACGCGGGCGCGTCTATCTTGAGCCGACATCGGAACACGAGGTGGCGGCGCTCAAGGCGAAGCCGGAGTGGAAGCCGGATGTCGCGCTGCCTGTGAACCCGCGTGACTTCAAGACGCCGAACTACGGCTTGATGACGTTTGCGGACCTCTTCACCCCCCGCCAGCTCGTGGCGCTGACGACCTTCTCCGACCTGGTGCAGGAAGCGCGCGAGCGGGTGCAGCGCGACGCCCTCGCCGCCGGCCTGCCCGCCGAAGCCAAGCCCCTCCGCGACGGCGGCACCGGTGCGTCGGCCTACGCCGAGGCGGTAGCCGTGTACTTGGCGTTTGCAGTGTCCAAGATGACGAATATTGGATCCGCGATCGCATCATGGATGAGCGATCGCGGTGCGTTTCGTGAGACGTTCGCTCGGCAGGCAATTCCGATGACGTGGGATTTCGCGGAGGCGAACACGTTTGCCGACACGGGCGGCAGTTTCGCAATCGCCATCGACAAGGGAGCGATGGCGATTGATGCGTTCCCGTCTAGCACCATTGCGACCGCGGCGCAGGTGGATGCCGCAACGCAGAACGTCAGTGCCGACAAGGTTATCTCCACCGACCCGCCCTACTACGACAACATCGGCTACGCTGACTTGTCGGACTTTTTCTACGTGTGGCTGCGTCGCTCGCTGCGGCCCATCTTCCCTGACCTTTTCGCCACGCTCGCGGTGCCCAAAGCCGAAGAACTGGTTGCGACGCCCTACCGTCACGGCAGCAAGGAGAAGGCGGAGACCTTCTTTCTGGATGGCATGACGCAGGCGATGCATCGCCTCGCGGAGCAGGCGCACCCGGCCTTCCCGGTCACCATCTACTAAGCATTCAAGCAATCGGAGAGTGACGGCGGCGACGGAACCGCGAGCACAGGCTGGGAAACGTTCCTTGACGCGGTCATCCGTGCTGGCTTCGCGGTCAGCGGCACTTGGCCGATGCGAACGGAAGGTTCTGGGCGAATGATCGCGAGGGATACCAACGCCCTCGCTTCCAGCATCATCCTCGTCTGCCGCCCACGCGCCGCCTCTGCGCCCACCGCCACGCGCCGCGAGTTCGTCACCGCACTCAAGGCCCAACTGCCCGTGGCGCTCGCCCACCTGCAGCGCGGCAACATCGCGCCGGTGGACCTGGCGCAGGCGGCCATCGGCCCGGGCATGGCGGTCTACACCCGCTTTCGGCAAGTGCTCGACGCCGAGGGCAAGCCGCTTGCCGTGCGCGAGGCGCTGGCGCTCATCAACCAGACCCTCGACGAGGCGCTGGCCGAGCAGGAGGGCGACTTCGACGCCGACAGCCGCTGGGCGCTGACCTGGTTCGAGCAGCAGGGCTTTGCCGAGGGCGAGTACGGCGTGGCCGAGCAGCTCAGCAAGTCCAAGAACACCAGCGTCGCCGGCATGGTCGAGGCCGGCATCGTCGAGTCGAAGCGCGGCAAGGTGCGGCTGCTGCGACCCGAGGAACTGCCCGCCGACTGGGACCCGGCCACCGACCCGCGCCTCACCGCCTGGGAGGTGGTCCACCACCTGATCCGCGCGCTCGCAGGCGGCGGCGAAGGCGCGGCGGCCGGGCTGGTGGCCAAGCTCGGTGCCAAGGCGGAGATCGCCCGAGAACTCGCCTACCGCCTCTACACGCTGTGCGAGCGCAAGAAGCGCGCGGCCGAGGCGCTGGCCTACAACGGCCTGGTCCAGAGCTGGCCGGAGATTACGCGGCTGGCGCGAGAAGCCCCGGTGGCGGCCACGGATGGGCAGGTGGACCTGTTCTGAGGCGCTCGCCAGCATGAGCTGCCGAACGCGGGTAACCCATTGATATGTAGTTAGCGTCTGTTCCGGACATTGACAATAATGGAACGCTAATTGACAATGAAAAGCGGATTCCATGACAAAAATATCCGCCATGCCAGACAAAGACGCCATACGCCAGCGGGCGCTGCACCTTATCGCCGCGGACGGCCACGGTGTGGCCCGTCGACTGGCGGCCGAGTTCGGAATGTCCCGCCAGGCGGCGAACGTGCATCTGCAAGCCCTGCTGGGCAGCGGGTTGGTGCAGGCCGAGGGCAAGACCCGGGCGCAGGTTCACCGCCTGGCGACCCTGGGCGAGGCCACGCGCAGTTACCCGTGCGCGGGCCTGCGCGAGGATGTTGTGTGGCAGGAAGTGTTTGCGCCGGTGCTCGCCGGCCTGCCCGACAACCTGCTCGGTGTGTGGCAGTACGGTGTGACGGAGATGGTGAACAACGCGATTGATCATTCCGGTTCCGCGCAGGTCCACGTGGGGGTGCGGCGCAACGCCGTGGTTAGCGACGGCTGGGTGGCGGACGACGGGGAGGGCATCTTCCTGAAAATCCAGCGGGCGCTGAACTTGTACGACCCACGCGAGGCTATTCTGGAACTGGCCAAGGGCAAGCTCACCACCGACCCGGCGCGGCATTCCGGCGAGGGTATTTTCTTTACCTCCAAGGTGTTCGACGTGTTCGACATCCGCTCCGGGCGCCTGCATTTCATGCACGGCGAACATGATCCGGACGTGCTGTTGGAGCGTCCCACGGACGCCCCGGGCACGTTGGTGTTGATGCGGCTGGCCAACGACAGTCCGCGCACCGTCAGGGAGGTGTTCGATGCCTTCGCGGAGCCGGAGGAGTACAGCTTTGCAAGAACGCTGGTGCCGGTGCGCCTGGCGCAGTACGAGGGCGAAAAGCTGGTGTCGCGCTCGCAGGCCAAGCGGCTGTACCAGCGTTTCGAGCGTTTTCGCCACGTGGTGCTGGATTTCGAGGGCGTCGCGGAAATCGGGCAGGCGTTCGCGGATGAACTGTTCCGCGTTTTTCCCCTGGCGCATCCAGAGGTGATTCTGGCGCCCACGCACATGACGGCTGCGGTTGCACAGATGGCAAGCCGCGCGCGGGCACAGCGGCCTGACGCATAACGCATAACAACGGGTAGAGGTAGCGGACACATGGCCCTCAGCAACCACGAGCGCGTCGGCAAGGCGCTGGACCTTCTCAAAGGCGGCTTGGCGCCGTTTGTAGAGCGCGAGGTGCGGGCGGCGATTGCCGCCAATGCGCTGTCGATGCAGCGTGTGAAGAGCTTTGTCGAAGACCCGCTGCTCGCCAACAAGGGCATCGGCGAGTGGGACGCGGCGGCCTTGCTGAAGTTGATGTGGGAGACCTGGAACGACGTGTTCCGCAAGACGCTGGGTTTTGCCGAACGCAGCCTGGTGTCGGAGATTCGCGACTGGCGCAACAAGTGGGCGCATCAGGCGCCGTTTTCGAGCGACGACGCGGACCGCGCGCTCGATTCCGTGGAGCGGCTGCTCACCGCCGTCTCGGCGCCGGAAGCCGAAGAGGTGCGCCGCATGAAACTGGAGCTGCGCCGCCTGGTGACCGACGAGCAGGTGCGCGGCGAGAAGCGGCGACTGGGCGGCTCGTTGATCGAAGCCGCCGCCCAGGGCGCACTGAAACCCTGGCGCGAAGTGGTGACGCCACACGAGGACGTGGCCAGTGGCCGCTACCAGCAGGCCGAGTTCGCGGCCGACCTGTGGCAGGTGCACCTGGGCGAGGGCACGGACGAATACCGGAATCCGGTGGAGTTCTTCCGCCGCACATACCTCACCGAGAGCCTGAAGGGCATGCTGGTGGGCGCGGTGCGGCGGCTGACGGCGGGGGGCGGCGACCCGGTGGTGCAGTTGCAAACCAACTTCGGCGGCGGCAAGACGCACTCGATGCTGGCGCTGTATCACCTGTTTTCCGGCATCGCGCCGACCGAACTGGCCGGCATCGATGCAGTCATGCAACAGGCGGCTGTCCCCAAGCTGCCAGCCACTCGCCGCGTGGTACTGGTCGGCAACAAGATTTCGCCGGGCAATCCGTCGGTCAAAGCCGACGGCACGGTGGTGCACACCCTGTGGGGCGAGCTGGCCTGGCAACTGGGCGGTAAGCAAGCCTACGCGCGGGTGCAGGCCGACGATGAAAAAGCCACCAGCCCCGGCGACGTGCTGCGCGAGCTGTTCAACGATTACGGCCCGTGCCTGATCCTGGTCGACGAGTGGGTGGCCTATGCCCGGCAACTGCATGACCAGAGCGACCTGCCGGCCGGCGGCTTCGAAACGCAATTCACGTTTGCCCAGGTACTGACCGAATCCGCCAAGCTGGCGAAGAACTGCCTGCTGGTGATCAGCCTACCGGCGTCGGATACGTCCGGCTCGCCGCATACCCAGGCCGACGACGTGGAAGTGGGCGGCACCCGGGGGCGCGAGGCGCTGGACCGCCTGCGCAACGTGGTTGGGCGGGTGGAATCCTCCTGGCGCCCGGCGAGCGCGGAGGAGGGCTTCGAGATCGTGCGACGGCGCCTGTTTCAGCCGCTGTCCGACCC
This window encodes:
- a CDS encoding DUF4325 domain-containing protein; translation: MPDKDAIRQRALHLIAADGHGVARRLAAEFGMSRQAANVHLQALLGSGLVQAEGKTRAQVHRLATLGEATRSYPCAGLREDVVWQEVFAPVLAGLPDNLLGVWQYGVTEMVNNAIDHSGSAQVHVGVRRNAVVSDGWVADDGEGIFLKIQRALNLYDPREAILELAKGKLTTDPARHSGEGIFFTSKVFDVFDIRSGRLHFMHGEHDPDVLLERPTDAPGTLVLMRLANDSPRTVREVFDAFAEPEEYSFARTLVPVRLAQYEGEKLVSRSQAKRLYQRFERFRHVVLDFEGVAEIGQAFADELFRVFPLAHPEVILAPTHMTAAVAQMASRARAQRPDA